From Coffea arabica cultivar ET-39 chromosome 2e, Coffea Arabica ET-39 HiFi, whole genome shotgun sequence, the proteins below share one genomic window:
- the LOC140003659 gene encoding uncharacterized protein isoform X1, with product MQTGFSIKGHFKLASSSPSPPPAPPFALLSYHQHHHHQGSCRIKIICCDKTSSSSSSADQKFNFKILGRSLLDNSRRKLTEIDANAVQESLNHWISRTQNFLNEVTTPLVKTVNDRKPVVQDDAGDLGDIFLAEQTINSKTPSGDLSLPAIVSIEQFSRMNGLTGKKMQKIFRALVPGPIYNNARNLVEYCCFRFLSRDSSDIHPSLKDCAFRKLIFVTMVAWEHPYSSGKDSQAEASDRDSFKRKLVGEAAFVRIAPAISGVADWSTAHYLFKALARDEQGISYGSWSTYIDQLLKIHEGRKSYESQGSPKPFGEKILCLSSSRKPPVLKWENNIVWPGKLTLTDGALYFERIGLKGQSDAVRLDLTRDGSQVKRTRVGPLGTDLFDSAISVTSGLESETWVLEFVDLGGEMRRDVWYAFINEVNALHKFIQEFGPKDGDQSVYYVHGAHKGKAKAITCATNAIARLQALQQMRRLLDEPTKLVPFSFLQHAPYGDVVFQTLAVNFWAGPLISKITDGDKQPGQHLISTQDASESSNHVFDIDGSVYLRKWMTSPSWFSNAAVAFWKHFSMRNGVVLSKNHVIAGVSLVEKAAIVCRDKYIIAEKTQATINAAMIEGIPSNIDLFKELILPLTIMANNFERLRRWEEPLVTTSFLVFVYTIIFRNMLPYLFPMTLMLLAASMLLLKGLKEQGRLGRYFGKVTIRDQPPSNTIQKIIALKQAMREVEKFMQDLNISLLKIRTIILAGQPQVTTEVALLLLLSATILLLVPFKYILAFLIFDLFTRELNFRRQMVLAFRRFLKERWGTVPAAPVVVLPYEVDGSKALSVNRSMANSVSIQGKRES from the exons ATGCAGACAGGATTCTCGATAAAGGGCCACTTTAAACTTGCTAGCTCATCACCATCACCACCACCGGCACCACCTTTTGCTCTGCTCTCTTATCAtcagcatcatcatcatcaaggTTCCTGCAGGATTAAGATTATTTGCTGTGACAAAACTTCTTCGTCATCTTCATCTGCTGACCAAAAGTTTAATTTCAAGATTCTGGGTCGATCTCTGCTGGATAATAGTAGACGGAAGCTCACTGAGATCGATGCGA ATGCAGTACAAGAATCACTAAACCATTGGATCTCAAGGACCCAAAACTTTTTGAATGAAGTCACGACTCCACTGGTAAAAACTGTAAACGATAGGAAACCTGTTGTTCAGGATGATGCTGGAGATTTGGGGGACATTTTCTTGGCTGAACAGACAATTAACAGCAAAACACCCAGTGGAGATCTGTCCCTACCTGCCATTGTTTCTATTGAGCAATTTAGCAG GATGAATGGATTGACTGGGAAAAAAATGCAGAAGATATTTAGAGCCCTTGTTCCTGGACCGATATACAACAATGCTCGTAATTTAGTCGAATACTGTTGCTTCAGGTTTTTGTCCAGAGATAGTTCAGATATTCATCCTTCCCTGAAG GATTGTGCATTTCGGAAACTTATTTTTGTAACCATGGTTGCATGGGAGCATCCATACAGCAGCGGAAAGGATTCCCAGGCTGAGGCCTCAGACAGAGACTCTTTCAAG AGGAAGCTTGTAGGAGAAGCTGCTTTTGTTCGTATAGCTCCAGCTATTTCTGGTGTAGCTGACTGGTCCACTGCACATTACCTTTTCAAAGCTCTTGCTCGTGATGAACAAGGGATCTCATATGGCTCGTGGTCTACATACATTGACCAACTTCTGAA GATTCATGAAGGACGAAAATCATATGAGTCCCAAGGGTCCCCCAAGCCTTTtggagagaaaattttgtgccTCAGTTCAAGCAGAAAGCCGCCAGTGTTGAAATGGGAGAACAACATAGTATGGCCAGGAAAACTAACTTTGACTGATGGGGCATTGTACTTTGAG AGAATTGGCTTAAAAGGCCAAAGCGATGCAGTGAGATTGGATCTTACAAGAGATGGTTCACAAGTAAAGAGAACAAGGGTTGGGCCCCTGGGAACCGATCTTTTTGACTCTGCTATATCTGTTACCTCCGGGCTGGA GTCTGAAACATGGGTCCTGGAATTTGTTGACCTGGGAGGTGAAATGAGACGAGATGTATGGTATGCATTTATTAATGAAGTGAATGCTTTACACAAATTTATACAAGaatttggacccaaggatggtgaCCAATCTGTGTACTATGTACACGGTGCTCacaaagggaaggcaaaggcaaTTACTTGCGCTACCAATGCTATTGCTAGACTCCAGGCTCTTCAACAAATGCGAAGACTCTTGGATGAACCTACTAAACTTGTCCCTTTCTCTTTTTTGCAACATGCTCCTTATGGTGATGTGGTTTTCCAAACTCTAGCTGTTAATTTCTGGGCTGGACCGttgatttcaaaaattacagATGGAGACAAACAACCAGGCCAACATCTAATATCCACTCAGGATGCATCTGAAAGTAGTAATCATGTGTTTGACATAGATGGAAGTGTGTACTTGCGGAAGTGGATGACATCTCCATCTTGGTTTTCTAATGCTGCAGTTGCCTTCTGGAAGCACTTCTCCATGAGAAATGGAGTAGTACTGAGTAAAAATCATGTCATTGCTGGGGTGTCATTGGTGGAAAAGGCAGCAATAGTATGCAGAGATAAGTATATAATAGCTGAAAAAACACAAGCAACAATAAATGCTGCAATGATTGAAGGAATACCGAGTAATATTGATCTTTTTAAG GAACTCATACTTCCTTTAACTATTATGGCCAATAATTTTGAACGACTTAGACGCTGGGAGGAGCCCTTGGTGACTACATCATTTCTTGTGTTTGTGTATACTATCATCTTCAG AAACATGCTCCCTTATCTGTTCCCGATGACATTGATGCTGTTGGCTGCCAGCATGTTATTGTTGAAGGGGCTTAAGGAACAAGGTCGCTTGGGAAGATATTTTGGAAAAGTTACCATACGTGATCAGCCACCATCAAATACAATTCAAAAAATTATTGCTTTGAAACAGGCCATGCGTGAAGTGGAGAAGTTTATGCAGGATCTTAACATTTCCCTGCTCAAAATCCGAACAATTATTCTTGCTGGCCAGCCTCAG GTAACAACAGAGGTTGCTCTGCTGCTATTACTAAGTGCTACAATTCTCCTCCTTGTTCCATTCAAGTACATTCTGGCATTTCTTATATTTGATCTCTTTACAAGGGAGCTCAATTTCCGGAGGCAGATGGTTTTAGCGTTTAGGAGATTTCTGAAGGAGCGTTGGGGCACTGTACCAGCAGCCCCTGTTGTTGTACTGCCATACGAGGTTGATGGGTCCAAGGCATTGAGTGTAAACAGGAGCATGGCAAATTCAGTAAGCATTCAGGGTAAGAGAGAGTCTTGA
- the LOC140003659 gene encoding uncharacterized protein isoform X3: MQTGFSIKGHFKLASSSPSPPPAPPFALLSYHQHHHHQGSCRIKIICCDKTSSSSSSADQKFNFKILGRSLLDNSRRKLTEIDANAVQESLNHWISRTQNFLNEVTTPLVKTVNDRKPVVQDDAGDLGDIFLAEQTINSKTPSGDLSLPAIVSIEQFSRMNGLTGKKMQKIFRALVPGPIYNNARNLVEYCCFRFLSRDSSDIHPSLKDCAFRKLIFVTMVAWEHPYSSGKDSQAEASDRDSFKRKLVGEAAFVRIAPAISGVADWSTAHYLFKALARDEQGISYGSWSTYIDQLLKIHEGRKSYESQGSPKPFGEKILCLSSSRKPPVLKWENNIVWPGKLTLTDGALYFERIGLKGQSDAVRLDLTRDGSQVKRTRVGPLGTDLFDSAISVTSGLESETWVLEFVDLGGEMRRDVWYAFINEVNALHKFIQEFGPKDGDQSVYYVHGAHKGKAKAITCATNAIARLQALQQMRRLLDEPTKLVPFSFLQHAPYGDVVFQTLAVNFWAGPLISKITDGDKQPGQHLISTQDASESSNHVFDIDGSVYLRKWMTSPSWFSNAAVAFWKHFSMRNGVVLSKNHVIAGVSLVEKAAIVCRDKYIIAEKTQATINAAMIEGIPSNIDLFKELILPLTIMANNFERLRRWEEPLVTTSFLVFVYTIIFRNMLPYLFPMTLMLLAASMLLLKGLKEQGRLGRYFGKVTIRDQPPSNTIQKIIALKQAMREVEKFMQDLNISLLKIRTIILAGQPQGAQFPEADGFSV; the protein is encoded by the exons ATGCAGACAGGATTCTCGATAAAGGGCCACTTTAAACTTGCTAGCTCATCACCATCACCACCACCGGCACCACCTTTTGCTCTGCTCTCTTATCAtcagcatcatcatcatcaaggTTCCTGCAGGATTAAGATTATTTGCTGTGACAAAACTTCTTCGTCATCTTCATCTGCTGACCAAAAGTTTAATTTCAAGATTCTGGGTCGATCTCTGCTGGATAATAGTAGACGGAAGCTCACTGAGATCGATGCGA ATGCAGTACAAGAATCACTAAACCATTGGATCTCAAGGACCCAAAACTTTTTGAATGAAGTCACGACTCCACTGGTAAAAACTGTAAACGATAGGAAACCTGTTGTTCAGGATGATGCTGGAGATTTGGGGGACATTTTCTTGGCTGAACAGACAATTAACAGCAAAACACCCAGTGGAGATCTGTCCCTACCTGCCATTGTTTCTATTGAGCAATTTAGCAG GATGAATGGATTGACTGGGAAAAAAATGCAGAAGATATTTAGAGCCCTTGTTCCTGGACCGATATACAACAATGCTCGTAATTTAGTCGAATACTGTTGCTTCAGGTTTTTGTCCAGAGATAGTTCAGATATTCATCCTTCCCTGAAG GATTGTGCATTTCGGAAACTTATTTTTGTAACCATGGTTGCATGGGAGCATCCATACAGCAGCGGAAAGGATTCCCAGGCTGAGGCCTCAGACAGAGACTCTTTCAAG AGGAAGCTTGTAGGAGAAGCTGCTTTTGTTCGTATAGCTCCAGCTATTTCTGGTGTAGCTGACTGGTCCACTGCACATTACCTTTTCAAAGCTCTTGCTCGTGATGAACAAGGGATCTCATATGGCTCGTGGTCTACATACATTGACCAACTTCTGAA GATTCATGAAGGACGAAAATCATATGAGTCCCAAGGGTCCCCCAAGCCTTTtggagagaaaattttgtgccTCAGTTCAAGCAGAAAGCCGCCAGTGTTGAAATGGGAGAACAACATAGTATGGCCAGGAAAACTAACTTTGACTGATGGGGCATTGTACTTTGAG AGAATTGGCTTAAAAGGCCAAAGCGATGCAGTGAGATTGGATCTTACAAGAGATGGTTCACAAGTAAAGAGAACAAGGGTTGGGCCCCTGGGAACCGATCTTTTTGACTCTGCTATATCTGTTACCTCCGGGCTGGA GTCTGAAACATGGGTCCTGGAATTTGTTGACCTGGGAGGTGAAATGAGACGAGATGTATGGTATGCATTTATTAATGAAGTGAATGCTTTACACAAATTTATACAAGaatttggacccaaggatggtgaCCAATCTGTGTACTATGTACACGGTGCTCacaaagggaaggcaaaggcaaTTACTTGCGCTACCAATGCTATTGCTAGACTCCAGGCTCTTCAACAAATGCGAAGACTCTTGGATGAACCTACTAAACTTGTCCCTTTCTCTTTTTTGCAACATGCTCCTTATGGTGATGTGGTTTTCCAAACTCTAGCTGTTAATTTCTGGGCTGGACCGttgatttcaaaaattacagATGGAGACAAACAACCAGGCCAACATCTAATATCCACTCAGGATGCATCTGAAAGTAGTAATCATGTGTTTGACATAGATGGAAGTGTGTACTTGCGGAAGTGGATGACATCTCCATCTTGGTTTTCTAATGCTGCAGTTGCCTTCTGGAAGCACTTCTCCATGAGAAATGGAGTAGTACTGAGTAAAAATCATGTCATTGCTGGGGTGTCATTGGTGGAAAAGGCAGCAATAGTATGCAGAGATAAGTATATAATAGCTGAAAAAACACAAGCAACAATAAATGCTGCAATGATTGAAGGAATACCGAGTAATATTGATCTTTTTAAG GAACTCATACTTCCTTTAACTATTATGGCCAATAATTTTGAACGACTTAGACGCTGGGAGGAGCCCTTGGTGACTACATCATTTCTTGTGTTTGTGTATACTATCATCTTCAG AAACATGCTCCCTTATCTGTTCCCGATGACATTGATGCTGTTGGCTGCCAGCATGTTATTGTTGAAGGGGCTTAAGGAACAAGGTCGCTTGGGAAGATATTTTGGAAAAGTTACCATACGTGATCAGCCACCATCAAATACAATTCAAAAAATTATTGCTTTGAAACAGGCCATGCGTGAAGTGGAGAAGTTTATGCAGGATCTTAACATTTCCCTGCTCAAAATCCGAACAATTATTCTTGCTGGCCAGCCTCAG GGAGCTCAATTTCCGGAGGCAGATGGTTTTAGCGTTTAG
- the LOC140003659 gene encoding uncharacterized protein isoform X2 has product MQTGFSIKGHFKLASSSPSPPPAPPFALLSYHQHHHHQGSCRIKIICCDKTSSSSSSADQKFNFKILGRSLLDNSRRKLTEIDAIQESLNHWISRTQNFLNEVTTPLVKTVNDRKPVVQDDAGDLGDIFLAEQTINSKTPSGDLSLPAIVSIEQFSRMNGLTGKKMQKIFRALVPGPIYNNARNLVEYCCFRFLSRDSSDIHPSLKDCAFRKLIFVTMVAWEHPYSSGKDSQAEASDRDSFKRKLVGEAAFVRIAPAISGVADWSTAHYLFKALARDEQGISYGSWSTYIDQLLKIHEGRKSYESQGSPKPFGEKILCLSSSRKPPVLKWENNIVWPGKLTLTDGALYFERIGLKGQSDAVRLDLTRDGSQVKRTRVGPLGTDLFDSAISVTSGLESETWVLEFVDLGGEMRRDVWYAFINEVNALHKFIQEFGPKDGDQSVYYVHGAHKGKAKAITCATNAIARLQALQQMRRLLDEPTKLVPFSFLQHAPYGDVVFQTLAVNFWAGPLISKITDGDKQPGQHLISTQDASESSNHVFDIDGSVYLRKWMTSPSWFSNAAVAFWKHFSMRNGVVLSKNHVIAGVSLVEKAAIVCRDKYIIAEKTQATINAAMIEGIPSNIDLFKELILPLTIMANNFERLRRWEEPLVTTSFLVFVYTIIFRNMLPYLFPMTLMLLAASMLLLKGLKEQGRLGRYFGKVTIRDQPPSNTIQKIIALKQAMREVEKFMQDLNISLLKIRTIILAGQPQVTTEVALLLLLSATILLLVPFKYILAFLIFDLFTRELNFRRQMVLAFRRFLKERWGTVPAAPVVVLPYEVDGSKALSVNRSMANSVSIQGKRES; this is encoded by the exons ATGCAGACAGGATTCTCGATAAAGGGCCACTTTAAACTTGCTAGCTCATCACCATCACCACCACCGGCACCACCTTTTGCTCTGCTCTCTTATCAtcagcatcatcatcatcaaggTTCCTGCAGGATTAAGATTATTTGCTGTGACAAAACTTCTTCGTCATCTTCATCTGCTGACCAAAAGTTTAATTTCAAGATTCTGGGTCGATCTCTGCTGGATAATAGTAGACGGAAGCTCACTGAGATCGATGCGA TACAAGAATCACTAAACCATTGGATCTCAAGGACCCAAAACTTTTTGAATGAAGTCACGACTCCACTGGTAAAAACTGTAAACGATAGGAAACCTGTTGTTCAGGATGATGCTGGAGATTTGGGGGACATTTTCTTGGCTGAACAGACAATTAACAGCAAAACACCCAGTGGAGATCTGTCCCTACCTGCCATTGTTTCTATTGAGCAATTTAGCAG GATGAATGGATTGACTGGGAAAAAAATGCAGAAGATATTTAGAGCCCTTGTTCCTGGACCGATATACAACAATGCTCGTAATTTAGTCGAATACTGTTGCTTCAGGTTTTTGTCCAGAGATAGTTCAGATATTCATCCTTCCCTGAAG GATTGTGCATTTCGGAAACTTATTTTTGTAACCATGGTTGCATGGGAGCATCCATACAGCAGCGGAAAGGATTCCCAGGCTGAGGCCTCAGACAGAGACTCTTTCAAG AGGAAGCTTGTAGGAGAAGCTGCTTTTGTTCGTATAGCTCCAGCTATTTCTGGTGTAGCTGACTGGTCCACTGCACATTACCTTTTCAAAGCTCTTGCTCGTGATGAACAAGGGATCTCATATGGCTCGTGGTCTACATACATTGACCAACTTCTGAA GATTCATGAAGGACGAAAATCATATGAGTCCCAAGGGTCCCCCAAGCCTTTtggagagaaaattttgtgccTCAGTTCAAGCAGAAAGCCGCCAGTGTTGAAATGGGAGAACAACATAGTATGGCCAGGAAAACTAACTTTGACTGATGGGGCATTGTACTTTGAG AGAATTGGCTTAAAAGGCCAAAGCGATGCAGTGAGATTGGATCTTACAAGAGATGGTTCACAAGTAAAGAGAACAAGGGTTGGGCCCCTGGGAACCGATCTTTTTGACTCTGCTATATCTGTTACCTCCGGGCTGGA GTCTGAAACATGGGTCCTGGAATTTGTTGACCTGGGAGGTGAAATGAGACGAGATGTATGGTATGCATTTATTAATGAAGTGAATGCTTTACACAAATTTATACAAGaatttggacccaaggatggtgaCCAATCTGTGTACTATGTACACGGTGCTCacaaagggaaggcaaaggcaaTTACTTGCGCTACCAATGCTATTGCTAGACTCCAGGCTCTTCAACAAATGCGAAGACTCTTGGATGAACCTACTAAACTTGTCCCTTTCTCTTTTTTGCAACATGCTCCTTATGGTGATGTGGTTTTCCAAACTCTAGCTGTTAATTTCTGGGCTGGACCGttgatttcaaaaattacagATGGAGACAAACAACCAGGCCAACATCTAATATCCACTCAGGATGCATCTGAAAGTAGTAATCATGTGTTTGACATAGATGGAAGTGTGTACTTGCGGAAGTGGATGACATCTCCATCTTGGTTTTCTAATGCTGCAGTTGCCTTCTGGAAGCACTTCTCCATGAGAAATGGAGTAGTACTGAGTAAAAATCATGTCATTGCTGGGGTGTCATTGGTGGAAAAGGCAGCAATAGTATGCAGAGATAAGTATATAATAGCTGAAAAAACACAAGCAACAATAAATGCTGCAATGATTGAAGGAATACCGAGTAATATTGATCTTTTTAAG GAACTCATACTTCCTTTAACTATTATGGCCAATAATTTTGAACGACTTAGACGCTGGGAGGAGCCCTTGGTGACTACATCATTTCTTGTGTTTGTGTATACTATCATCTTCAG AAACATGCTCCCTTATCTGTTCCCGATGACATTGATGCTGTTGGCTGCCAGCATGTTATTGTTGAAGGGGCTTAAGGAACAAGGTCGCTTGGGAAGATATTTTGGAAAAGTTACCATACGTGATCAGCCACCATCAAATACAATTCAAAAAATTATTGCTTTGAAACAGGCCATGCGTGAAGTGGAGAAGTTTATGCAGGATCTTAACATTTCCCTGCTCAAAATCCGAACAATTATTCTTGCTGGCCAGCCTCAG GTAACAACAGAGGTTGCTCTGCTGCTATTACTAAGTGCTACAATTCTCCTCCTTGTTCCATTCAAGTACATTCTGGCATTTCTTATATTTGATCTCTTTACAAGGGAGCTCAATTTCCGGAGGCAGATGGTTTTAGCGTTTAGGAGATTTCTGAAGGAGCGTTGGGGCACTGTACCAGCAGCCCCTGTTGTTGTACTGCCATACGAGGTTGATGGGTCCAAGGCATTGAGTGTAAACAGGAGCATGGCAAATTCAGTAAGCATTCAGGGTAAGAGAGAGTCTTGA
- the LOC140003659 gene encoding uncharacterized protein isoform X4: MNGLTGKKMQKIFRALVPGPIYNNARNLVEYCCFRFLSRDSSDIHPSLKDCAFRKLIFVTMVAWEHPYSSGKDSQAEASDRDSFKRKLVGEAAFVRIAPAISGVADWSTAHYLFKALARDEQGISYGSWSTYIDQLLKIHEGRKSYESQGSPKPFGEKILCLSSSRKPPVLKWENNIVWPGKLTLTDGALYFERIGLKGQSDAVRLDLTRDGSQVKRTRVGPLGTDLFDSAISVTSGLESETWVLEFVDLGGEMRRDVWYAFINEVNALHKFIQEFGPKDGDQSVYYVHGAHKGKAKAITCATNAIARLQALQQMRRLLDEPTKLVPFSFLQHAPYGDVVFQTLAVNFWAGPLISKITDGDKQPGQHLISTQDASESSNHVFDIDGSVYLRKWMTSPSWFSNAAVAFWKHFSMRNGVVLSKNHVIAGVSLVEKAAIVCRDKYIIAEKTQATINAAMIEGIPSNIDLFKELILPLTIMANNFERLRRWEEPLVTTSFLVFVYTIIFRNMLPYLFPMTLMLLAASMLLLKGLKEQGRLGRYFGKVTIRDQPPSNTIQKIIALKQAMREVEKFMQDLNISLLKIRTIILAGQPQVTTEVALLLLLSATILLLVPFKYILAFLIFDLFTRELNFRRQMVLAFRRFLKERWGTVPAAPVVVLPYEVDGSKALSVNRSMANSVSIQGKRES; the protein is encoded by the exons ATGAATGGATTGACTGGGAAAAAAATGCAGAAGATATTTAGAGCCCTTGTTCCTGGACCGATATACAACAATGCTCGTAATTTAGTCGAATACTGTTGCTTCAGGTTTTTGTCCAGAGATAGTTCAGATATTCATCCTTCCCTGAAG GATTGTGCATTTCGGAAACTTATTTTTGTAACCATGGTTGCATGGGAGCATCCATACAGCAGCGGAAAGGATTCCCAGGCTGAGGCCTCAGACAGAGACTCTTTCAAG AGGAAGCTTGTAGGAGAAGCTGCTTTTGTTCGTATAGCTCCAGCTATTTCTGGTGTAGCTGACTGGTCCACTGCACATTACCTTTTCAAAGCTCTTGCTCGTGATGAACAAGGGATCTCATATGGCTCGTGGTCTACATACATTGACCAACTTCTGAA GATTCATGAAGGACGAAAATCATATGAGTCCCAAGGGTCCCCCAAGCCTTTtggagagaaaattttgtgccTCAGTTCAAGCAGAAAGCCGCCAGTGTTGAAATGGGAGAACAACATAGTATGGCCAGGAAAACTAACTTTGACTGATGGGGCATTGTACTTTGAG AGAATTGGCTTAAAAGGCCAAAGCGATGCAGTGAGATTGGATCTTACAAGAGATGGTTCACAAGTAAAGAGAACAAGGGTTGGGCCCCTGGGAACCGATCTTTTTGACTCTGCTATATCTGTTACCTCCGGGCTGGA GTCTGAAACATGGGTCCTGGAATTTGTTGACCTGGGAGGTGAAATGAGACGAGATGTATGGTATGCATTTATTAATGAAGTGAATGCTTTACACAAATTTATACAAGaatttggacccaaggatggtgaCCAATCTGTGTACTATGTACACGGTGCTCacaaagggaaggcaaaggcaaTTACTTGCGCTACCAATGCTATTGCTAGACTCCAGGCTCTTCAACAAATGCGAAGACTCTTGGATGAACCTACTAAACTTGTCCCTTTCTCTTTTTTGCAACATGCTCCTTATGGTGATGTGGTTTTCCAAACTCTAGCTGTTAATTTCTGGGCTGGACCGttgatttcaaaaattacagATGGAGACAAACAACCAGGCCAACATCTAATATCCACTCAGGATGCATCTGAAAGTAGTAATCATGTGTTTGACATAGATGGAAGTGTGTACTTGCGGAAGTGGATGACATCTCCATCTTGGTTTTCTAATGCTGCAGTTGCCTTCTGGAAGCACTTCTCCATGAGAAATGGAGTAGTACTGAGTAAAAATCATGTCATTGCTGGGGTGTCATTGGTGGAAAAGGCAGCAATAGTATGCAGAGATAAGTATATAATAGCTGAAAAAACACAAGCAACAATAAATGCTGCAATGATTGAAGGAATACCGAGTAATATTGATCTTTTTAAG GAACTCATACTTCCTTTAACTATTATGGCCAATAATTTTGAACGACTTAGACGCTGGGAGGAGCCCTTGGTGACTACATCATTTCTTGTGTTTGTGTATACTATCATCTTCAG AAACATGCTCCCTTATCTGTTCCCGATGACATTGATGCTGTTGGCTGCCAGCATGTTATTGTTGAAGGGGCTTAAGGAACAAGGTCGCTTGGGAAGATATTTTGGAAAAGTTACCATACGTGATCAGCCACCATCAAATACAATTCAAAAAATTATTGCTTTGAAACAGGCCATGCGTGAAGTGGAGAAGTTTATGCAGGATCTTAACATTTCCCTGCTCAAAATCCGAACAATTATTCTTGCTGGCCAGCCTCAG GTAACAACAGAGGTTGCTCTGCTGCTATTACTAAGTGCTACAATTCTCCTCCTTGTTCCATTCAAGTACATTCTGGCATTTCTTATATTTGATCTCTTTACAAGGGAGCTCAATTTCCGGAGGCAGATGGTTTTAGCGTTTAGGAGATTTCTGAAGGAGCGTTGGGGCACTGTACCAGCAGCCCCTGTTGTTGTACTGCCATACGAGGTTGATGGGTCCAAGGCATTGAGTGTAAACAGGAGCATGGCAAATTCAGTAAGCATTCAGGGTAAGAGAGAGTCTTGA
- the LOC113731843 gene encoding pathogenesis-related thaumatin-like protein 3.5, with amino-acid sequence MASPTGALSTILFACLVVVTGIILAESTNLTIINGCNETIWPGITPNDNSAPDTNISGGGFQLKPDQSVVFSAPPGWNGRIWGRTGCDFDKDGSGKCETGDCGSTLKCKTPGQPPASIAQFAFGNLDYYDVSLVDGFNLPITVKPISGKGNCSTAGCDSDLRPHCPPELAVNSSGKSIACNSACNVFNTDEYCCRGAFSTPLTCVPTNYSRTFKTACPAAYSYAYDDPSSIITCSATDYVVTFCSSTNQTRCTYHDRTLTCNEAKGPTTFSLVGNMLLLALPTVLNLGSMF; translated from the exons ATGGCATCTCCTACTGGTGCACTTTCGACCATCTTGTTTGCCTGCCTTGTAGTTGTAACAG GGATAATACTTGCCGAGTCCACGAACTTGACCATTATAAACGGCTGCAACGAAACCATATGGCCCGGTATAACACCAAACGACAATTCAGCACCAGATACCAACATCAGCGGAGGTGGTTTTCAATTGAAGCCTGACCAATCCGTTGTATTTTCAGCTCCACCTGGATGGAATGGCAGAATATGGGGAAGAACCGGGTGCGACTTTGACAAAGATGGCAGTGGTAAATGCGAAACTGGTGACTGCGGAAGCACCCTAAAATGCAAAACTCCGGGGCAACCGCCTGCTTCAATTGCCCAATTTGCCTTCGGTAACCTTGATTATTATGATGTTAGCCTTGTCGATGGCTTCAACTTGCCAATCACGGTAAAACCAATATCCGGAAAAGGAAATTGCAGCACCGCAGGTTGCGACAGTGACCTCAGGCCCCATTGTCCACCGGAGCTTGCAGTCAATTCCAGTGGGAAATCTATCGCCTGCAACAGTGCTTGTAATGTGTTCAACACAGACGAGTACTGTTGCAGAGGAGCATTCTCAACTCCCCTCACCTGCGTGCCAACAAATTATTCGAGGACGTTCAAGACCGCATGCCCTGCAGCTTATAGCTATGCCTACGATGACCCCTCCAGTATCATCACCTGTTCTGCTACAGACTATGTAGTCACATTTTGCTCGTCAAC GAATCAAACACGGTGCACATATCATGACAGGACGCTTACCTGTAATGAAGCAAAGGGTCCAACCACATTTTCTCTTGTGGGGAACATGCTGCTGCTAGCTTTACCAACCGTATTGAACCTAGGATCTATGTTTTGA